Part of the Zingiber officinale cultivar Zhangliang chromosome 8A, Zo_v1.1, whole genome shotgun sequence genome, TGAATTGTCAAATCTCAGTAGACGATAGGTGTTAGGCAATTCTCAGTAGTCCAATAAGAAGTGATATTACTTGAAAAGTACTATACCTGCAACTTTTTGATCTTGGCAACCATTTCATCCTTGTCATCGACAAGATAATGCCTTCAAGTACATCTATGTATTTGAAACTAACCTTGAGAGAACCAAAACACTTCCAAAACCCACACATCAGGTTCGGATGTCGCGTTAGGACCTATCCAGATAATAACAAAGTTGGCTTAGTTTCTCAGTTCCACTCGAATTATGATAAGTCCCGGATACAATAAGATCAGATGTTGCTCTTGATTGAAAATCTTCATTGTTGTGCAAACCACAAGTTAGTTACGCGTGTGCCTCTGCCGAATCAATTCTGTAACTGCCTACCTGAGTCAAGCAACTCAGAACTTCTTAGTTCAACTTGTGTCTTTGCATCGAAAATGGTTCTGAGTCATCATGACAGTTTTCTACTTCCTTTTCAGACTTCACGGCCGGAGTACAATCAGATCTTTGTGAAGAAGCCTGGCGGCGATGACTTCTGGCCCTTTTAGGAGATGGCTGCCTCATTGGATTGAACACTTCAAAGAAGGAACATTAAAATGGTTTCTCTTGATACTTGTATAAGAATCCTGTTGCAGCAGTGACatcaaacttttatttttttttctttttctttttaaacttcttgttcattttgtttgtttgtttttttttttgtcaaagagatttgtgtttctttattttctaGCCTGACTATTTGTAATAAAATTTTCTGGATAAGTTTGGCTTTGCACTGAAGATGAACAActgagataataataataataacaataattctCATGAATCATTTGTGGCCGAGAAGGCTTTAAATTGACTGGGTCGGGCCTCCATTTCAAAACAGACCGGATCCATCCCCAGGACTAGTCCGACCCGGAATTGAACGGGCTCAGTCGAAACAAAAACCCTCGAACCTTCCCATGCGCCAATGTTTTACTGTTCGTGTACCTGGGGGAGCGGAAGCGCTTGCCGGAGTGCGTTCTCCCCACTGCTTACCAGCCTCGAGGTCTGTCTCTCTCCGCCGGCTCCTTGGATCATCCCATTTCGATCCTTCTCTTGTCAATTTTTTCTCTTCTCGCACGGAGAtcggatttttttttctctccgtCTCGgtaaatttgtgtttttttttttttgaatcaaGTAAGATTCTGGTGGGGAAGAAATTTTGCTCTTTGATTCCTTGTTTCTGGATCGATTTTCTCTCTTTTTTGTTACTGGTTTTGTATATTCCATTCACGATCGTGATCGGTATCAATGGGGAAGAAGGTGAAAAGTAAGGGGCGGAACCCTCGCAGAGTGCCTCCGCGGGCTTCGTCTGGATCCATCCAATCTGATCCGAGAGCAAGCGATCCCAAGGAGGATGCAGATGGTGGGGATGTCATGGATGGAGAATCCTGTAGCCACTACAATAAAGAAAGTGTCCAATTGAATCAGGTTCTTCTGGGAATTTCGTCATCCAATGTTGCATCCGCTTGCGAGGACTGCCGGGATGATTCTCCTGCTAGAATGGGCGGGGGTAAGAAGGGTAAGCCGCAGAAAAAGAGGGAGGTGCATCTCTTTTGGATCTGTTTGGATTGCAATCGCTGCTTTTGCGGGGGAGCAGTGAATGATTCGGTGCCTTACGGCCATGCCCGCAGGCATTCGAAGCAGGAGCACCATGATCTCATGGTGAGATTGGACAAGCCTAGGAGCGGCTGGTGCTTCTCATGCAATCTAGCGATCCATATTGAGTTACCAAACGTCTTGGCTGATGCAGGAGAGACTAAATCAGTTGGAGATGATAAGAGGGTTGAAGTTTTAGAGCCTGAACCTTTGACCTTGCAGGATGGAAAGGGGTATGTGATAAGAGGGTTATCGAATCTCGGAAACACTTGTTTCTTTAATTCAGTGATGCAGAACCTTCTGGCCATAGATTTGCTGAGGCAGTTCATGGTGAGCTTGAACAGGCCTATTGGACCACTTACTATGGCATTGAAGAAACTTTTCAGCGAAACAAGTATTGGGGCAACTACTAAAGGTGTATTGAACCCAAAGAATATTTTTGGATGTATATGTTCCAAAGCACCACAGTTTAGAGGCTACCAGCAGCAGGACAGCCATGAATTGCTACGTTGCTTGCTTGATGGTTTGTATGCCGAAGACAGAAATGCCAGAAAAGAACAGGACTCTAGTGGTCAAGGCTCTCCAAATTTGGAGAGTACTTTGGTTGATAATATATTTGGTGGCCAGCTATCTAGCACGGTGCGTTGTGTTGAATGTGGGCATTCTTCTACAGTTCATGAACCATTCCTAGATTTATCGCTACCAGTACCTTCAAAGAAGTCAACTTCTAAGAaagctccacctcctccacctaaAAGGAAGCCACCtccaaaagaaagaaataaaagtaGGAAATTTCGAGAAAAGGCAAGTGCTAGAGGATCTGTTATCATGCCTCATTGCGGACCAGAAGAAAGAGATACTTCCTCGGTGGAGAATTGTGAGTCATCTGATCCACCCAAAACAGAAGAAGACAATAACTGGGACATTGCTGTACCAGAAACAGCACTAGATGTTGCTTCAGAAGCAGAGGGTTCCTCATGGATGGATTATCTTCCAGAGCCCACTATGACATCAGATGCTTTAGAGTTGGCTACTCAATCTTCTAACCTTCCTGATAGCAGTCAACTATCCcagaatgaaaataaaatttccattgGTTCAGAAGTAGACGATTCCTCTATACAGTTGAAAGTTTCTTCAGATTCTAACATTGATAATTTTAGCAGAAATGACACTTCGTCTTCATGTGTGCATGATGCTGGAGTTATTTTACTTCCTTATGAAGCACTAGATTGCACCACTGGTGTCATGACTGGTGTGACTTCTTCTCATAGTCCTGATAACGAGTCATCCTCTGGAAATTCAGTGAAGGAACAAAGTGTGCAGGCAGCTGTTGTTGCTAACTCTGTACAGGCGGAAGTTGAATTTGATGGATTTGGTGATCTATTTAATGAACCAGAGGTGACTTCAGAGCTCAAGACTGACACTGGCATGGCTGAAGAGGCACCTGTGACTCTCTGGGCCAATAACAGTTGTGAAACTAATCAGGAAGTGGATAATAGTGAAAATATTGTTTCAATTGAAAGTTGTCTAGCATTATTTACCAACATGGAGCTTTTGTCTGATGAACATGCATGGTACTGTGAGCACTGTTCTGAGGCCTTGTCAAGTGATATGATTACTGATGAGCCATGCAAGAGTGATCTTCTACCAACACTAGGCAACACAAATATGATGAAGTTTCAAGATGAAGGGGATGAATGCACAACTGAAAAAAATTCTCTTGGTTATCAGGTTAGCGATCTCCATTCAACTGGTCTTAGCAATTTAGGAAACAGAGGGACAGCATCGGTCAGTGCAGAGACTGAGTTACTCTCAGAAAAGCACAATTCTGAACATAAATTAAATATTGGTTGCGGTTCAGaggaaggaaaatttaaaaatgaagctGCTGGTAACGGCAAAGTTTTACCAGACTATATATTGAATGA contains:
- the LOC122009434 gene encoding ubiquitin carboxyl-terminal hydrolase 2-like isoform X1 — encoded protein: MFYCSCTWGSGSACRSAFSPLLTSLEVKSKGRNPRRVPPRASSGSIQSDPRASDPKEDADGGDVMDGESCSHYNKESVQLNQVLLGISSSNVASACEDCRDDSPARMGGGKKGKPQKKREVHLFWICLDCNRCFCGGAVNDSVPYGHARRHSKQEHHDLMVRLDKPRSGWCFSCNLAIHIELPNVLADAGETKSVGDDKRVEVLEPEPLTLQDGKGYVIRGLSNLGNTCFFNSVMQNLLAIDLLRQFMVSLNRPIGPLTMALKKLFSETSIGATTKGVLNPKNIFGCICSKAPQFRGYQQQDSHELLRCLLDGLYAEDRNARKEQDSSGQGSPNLESTLVDNIFGGQLSSTVRCVECGHSSTVHEPFLDLSLPVPSKKSTSKKAPPPPPKRKPPPKERNKSRKFREKASARGSVIMPHCGPEERDTSSVENCESSDPPKTEEDNNWDIAVPETALDVASEAEGSSWMDYLPEPTMTSDALELATQSSNLPDSSQLSQNENKISIGSEVDDSSIQLKVSSDSNIDNFSRNDTSSSCVHDAGVILLPYEALDCTTGVMTGVTSSHSPDNESSSGNSVKEQSVQAAVVANSVQAEVEFDGFGDLFNEPEVTSELKTDTGMAEEAPVTLWANNSCETNQEVDNSENIVSIESCLALFTNMELLSDEHAWYCEHCSEALSSDMITDEPCKSDLLPTLGNTNMMKFQDEGDECTTEKNSLGYQVSDLHSTGLSNLGNRGTASVSAETELLSEKHNSEHKLNIGCGSEEGKFKNEAAGNGKVLPDYILNDQIDKPNGITEDQEFADSRPEQIESDKTVSVQEEVQVSGQALAATLTSSLHDIGENLTNPCRNGKLAINLCKKGSNLSGQACAAQDIRVKKKEPAKKKVKRDATKRILISKIPPILTIHLKRFSQDARGRLSKLRGHVLFQEILDLRLYLDPRCEEKENCSYSLFGVVVHSGGMSGGHYIAYVRGQRNSGKARKDVNSSSWFYASDAHIREAALSEVLQSEAYILFYEKM
- the LOC122009434 gene encoding ubiquitin carboxyl-terminal hydrolase 2-like isoform X2, translated to MGKKVKSKGRNPRRVPPRASSGSIQSDPRASDPKEDADGGDVMDGESCSHYNKESVQLNQVLLGISSSNVASACEDCRDDSPARMGGGKKGKPQKKREVHLFWICLDCNRCFCGGAVNDSVPYGHARRHSKQEHHDLMVRLDKPRSGWCFSCNLAIHIELPNVLADAGETKSVGDDKRVEVLEPEPLTLQDGKGYVIRGLSNLGNTCFFNSVMQNLLAIDLLRQFMVSLNRPIGPLTMALKKLFSETSIGATTKGVLNPKNIFGCICSKAPQFRGYQQQDSHELLRCLLDGLYAEDRNARKEQDSSGQGSPNLESTLVDNIFGGQLSSTVRCVECGHSSTVHEPFLDLSLPVPSKKSTSKKAPPPPPKRKPPPKERNKSRKFREKASARGSVIMPHCGPEERDTSSVENCESSDPPKTEEDNNWDIAVPETALDVASEAEGSSWMDYLPEPTMTSDALELATQSSNLPDSSQLSQNENKISIGSEVDDSSIQLKVSSDSNIDNFSRNDTSSSCVHDAGVILLPYEALDCTTGVMTGVTSSHSPDNESSSGNSVKEQSVQAAVVANSVQAEVEFDGFGDLFNEPEVTSELKTDTGMAEEAPVTLWANNSCETNQEVDNSENIVSIESCLALFTNMELLSDEHAWYCEHCSEALSSDMITDEPCKSDLLPTLGNTNMMKFQDEGDECTTEKNSLGYQVSDLHSTGLSNLGNRGTASVSAETELLSEKHNSEHKLNIGCGSEEGKFKNEAAGNGKVLPDYILNDQIDKPNGITEDQEFADSRPEQIESDKTVSVQEEVQVSGQALAATLTSSLHDIGENLTNPCRNGKLAINLCKKGSNLSGQACAAQDIRVKKKEPAKKKVKRDATKRILISKIPPILTIHLKRFSQDARGRLSKLRGHVLFQEILDLRLYLDPRCEEKENCSYSLFGVVVHSGGMSGGHYIAYVRGQRNSGKARKDVNSSSWFYASDAHIREAALSEVLQSEAYILFYEKM